ACACCACCCTGGAGCACTCTGATTGTGCCTTCATGGTAGACAATGAGGCCATCTATGACATCTGTCGTAGAAACCTCGATATTGAACGCCCAACCTACACTAATCTAAATAGGTTGATAGGTCAAATTGTGTCCTCCATCACTGCTTCCCTCCGATTTGATGGAGCCCTGAATGTCGATCTGACAGAATTCCAGACCAACCTGGTGCCCTATCCCCGCATCCACTTCCCTCTGGCCACCTACGCCCCCGTCATCTCTGCTGAGAAAGCCTACCACGAACAGCTTTCTGTAGCAGAGATCACCAACGCATGCTTTGAGCCGGCCAACCAGATGGTGAAATGTGACCCTCGGCACGGTAAATACATGGCCTGCTGCCTGTTGTACCGTGGCGACGTGGTTcccaaagatgtcaatgctgccatTGCCACCATCAAGACCAAGCGTACCATCCAGTTTGTGGACTGGTGCCCCACTGGCTTCAAAGTGGGCATTAATTACCAGCCTCCCACTGTGGTGCCCGGTGGAGACCTGGCCAAGGTGCAGCGGGCCGTGTGCATGCTGAGCAACACCACAGCCATCGCTGAGGCCTGGGCTCGCCTGGACCACAAGTTCGACCTGATGTATGCCAAGCGTGCCTTTGTTCACTGGTATGTGGGGGAGGGcatggaggaaggagagtttTCTGAGGCCCGTGAGGACA
The sequence above is drawn from the Zalophus californianus isolate mZalCal1 chromosome 9, mZalCal1.pri.v2, whole genome shotgun sequence genome and encodes:
- the LOC113922330 gene encoding tubulin alpha-1A chain → MRECISIHVGQAGVQIGNACWELYCLEHGIQPDGQMPSDKTIGGGDDSFNTFFSETGAGKHVPRAVFVDLEPTVIDEVRTGTYRQLFHPEQLITGKEDAANNYARGHYTIGKEIIDLVLDRIRKLADQCTGLQGFLVFHSFGGGTGSGFTSLLMERLSVDYGKKSKLEFSIYPAPQVSTAVVEPYNSILTTHTTLEHSDCAFMVDNEAIYDICRRNLDIERPTYTNLNRLIGQIVSSITASLRFDGALNVDLTEFQTNLVPYPRIHFPLATYAPVISAEKAYHEQLSVAEITNACFEPANQMVKCDPRHGKYMACCLLYRGDVVPKDVNAAIATIKTKRTIQFVDWCPTGFKVGINYQPPTVVPGGDLAKVQRAVCMLSNTTAIAEAWARLDHKFDLMYAKRAFVHWYVGEGMEEGEFSEAREDMAALEKDYEEVGVDSVEGEGEEEGEEY